In Pseudobacter ginsenosidimutans, the following are encoded in one genomic region:
- a CDS encoding DUF4292 domain-containing protein, which yields MKYFLWLLVSVALAGSISSCRSTKRIQTAISKKDTAAVVPVVDAKADSMRFIHEIYQAIERNRIDFNTFSAKLKVDFSGDEGKKRDFTAVLRIKKDSAIWVSITALLGIEAFRIMVTPDSVKVLNKLDKVIQLRSVSYLQELAKVPFTFQELQALLIGNPVFLDSNIVSYRKNEKTISLLSATDIFKHLLTVSTDDYRLLHSKLDDVDVLRARTCNIVYGDYVNKNALLFPTYRGITVSEKTKVDIVMQFKQVDFNVDLTFPFNIPRNYKRQ from the coding sequence ATGAAATATTTTCTCTGGTTATTGGTTTCCGTAGCACTCGCCGGCTCTATCAGCAGCTGTCGTTCCACCAAAAGGATCCAGACTGCTATTAGTAAAAAAGATACGGCCGCTGTAGTGCCTGTTGTGGATGCAAAGGCAGACTCCATGCGCTTCATCCACGAGATCTACCAGGCCATCGAAAGAAACCGGATAGACTTCAACACTTTCTCCGCAAAACTGAAAGTGGATTTTTCAGGAGACGAGGGTAAGAAAAGAGACTTCACTGCTGTACTCCGCATAAAGAAGGACAGTGCCATCTGGGTCAGCATTACAGCCCTGCTTGGTATCGAAGCCTTCCGCATCATGGTAACACCGGACAGCGTGAAAGTGCTAAACAAACTGGATAAAGTGATACAGCTTCGCTCCGTATCCTATCTCCAGGAATTAGCAAAGGTTCCGTTCACTTTCCAGGAGCTCCAGGCCCTGCTGATCGGCAATCCAGTATTCCTGGACAGTAATATTGTATCTTACAGAAAGAATGAGAAAACGATCTCCCTGCTCAGCGCAACCGATATCTTCAAACATCTCCTCACTGTATCCACCGACGACTACCGCCTGCTCCACAGTAAGCTGGACGATGTGGATGTGCTGCGGGCCCGCACCTGCAACATCGTGTACGGGGATTATGTGAACAAGAATGCTCTCCTGTTCCCTACTTACAGGGGCATTACCGTATCGGAGAAAACCAAGGTGGACATCGTGATGCAGTTCAAGCAGGTGGACTTTAATGTAGATTTAACCTTTCCTTTTAATATTCCACGTAATTATAAGCGTCAATAA
- a CDS encoding PorP/SprF family type IX secretion system membrane protein, whose protein sequence is MRKLYTVMLAVLLMETAAAQDPNFSQFFVSPLTLNPALTGKFNGDFRIAGNYRDQWPAISKAFITSTVSLDLPILRNRISELDTWGVGVVAMTDKTANGILSTNMISLTTAYHKGIDADGLHQIGFGFQGSYFTKRLDGTKLNFETELDDHGGWTIPSGEAVDNREFNISYFDLSAGALYNGSTDGYNNFYVGVAGYHLNRPRESFSTDKIEYTLNPRITAHAGGSFRLADNTRYLYLSALFSRQAQANNIVAGGAVGFQMNDDEENPTTFYAGAWTRFNNVNDAVIPYLGLEFGGFRLGASYDVNISSLKTASQSRGGIEISLIFVKRPPGYKGIPCPRF, encoded by the coding sequence ATGAGGAAACTTTACACAGTCATGCTTGCAGTGCTACTGATGGAAACAGCCGCAGCACAGGATCCGAATTTTTCCCAATTTTTCGTTTCTCCCCTTACATTGAACCCTGCACTGACAGGTAAATTCAATGGCGATTTTCGTATTGCAGGCAACTACCGTGACCAATGGCCCGCTATCAGCAAGGCTTTCATCACTTCCACCGTTTCGCTCGACCTACCGATCTTGCGTAACCGCATTTCAGAACTGGACACCTGGGGTGTTGGCGTAGTAGCGATGACAGATAAAACAGCCAACGGTATTCTCAGCACCAATATGATCTCTCTCACCACCGCTTACCACAAAGGGATCGATGCTGACGGGCTTCACCAGATCGGCTTTGGATTCCAGGGTTCTTATTTCACCAAGCGGCTCGACGGCACCAAACTGAATTTCGAAACGGAACTGGATGATCATGGCGGCTGGACCATCCCCAGTGGTGAGGCTGTTGATAACCGTGAGTTTAATATCAGTTACTTCGACCTCTCTGCCGGCGCCCTCTATAACGGCTCCACAGACGGATACAATAACTTCTATGTAGGTGTGGCAGGTTATCACCTCAACAGGCCACGCGAATCCTTCAGCACAGATAAGATCGAATACACGCTCAATCCAAGGATCACCGCTCATGCTGGCGGCAGTTTCAGACTGGCGGATAACACACGTTACCTCTACCTGAGCGCACTCTTCAGCCGCCAGGCACAGGCCAACAATATCGTTGCAGGCGGCGCAGTGGGATTCCAGATGAATGATGACGAAGAAAATCCAACCACCTTCTATGCCGGCGCCTGGACGCGCTTCAACAATGTTAATGATGCCGTGATCCCCTACCTCGGACTGGAATTCGGAGGATTCAGACTCGGCGCTTCTTATGACGTAAATATCTCATCATTGAAAACAGCTTCTCAAAGCCGCGGTGGTATCGAGATCTCACTGATCTTTGTGAAGAGACCTCCGGGATATAAAGGCATTCCCTGCCCGAGATTTTAA
- a CDS encoding SAM-dependent methyltransferase translates to MTSSKIYLIPSFLHESATQTIPAYVTDAVRQCQCFFVENERSARRFLKQLWKEMAIDDYQWFTIHKAEEAVQQEFKKVLAQNKNIGIISEAGCPGIADPGQLLIGVAQVAGATVVPLVGPSSILLALMASGMNGQQFRFNGYLPIDTAQRTKALKDLESSSIRQNCTEVFIETPYRNNQLVETILKTLHPNTRLCIAADLTAPTEFVRTKTISEWKKQVPDLHKRPVIFCFQG, encoded by the coding sequence ATGACTTCGAGCAAGATCTATCTGATCCCATCTTTCCTGCATGAATCCGCCACTCAGACCATCCCGGCCTATGTTACGGATGCAGTTCGCCAATGCCAGTGTTTTTTTGTGGAGAACGAAAGAAGCGCACGCCGCTTCCTGAAACAACTCTGGAAAGAAATGGCGATCGACGATTACCAGTGGTTCACGATCCACAAAGCCGAAGAAGCAGTTCAACAAGAGTTCAAAAAGGTACTTGCACAAAATAAGAATATCGGGATCATCAGTGAGGCCGGTTGTCCGGGTATCGCTGACCCGGGGCAATTACTCATTGGAGTGGCCCAGGTAGCCGGCGCTACAGTTGTACCACTCGTAGGCCCCAGCTCCATCCTGCTTGCACTAATGGCCAGCGGAATGAATGGACAACAATTCCGCTTCAACGGTTATCTCCCCATCGATACAGCCCAGCGCACCAAAGCGCTGAAAGACCTGGAATCATCATCCATCCGTCAAAACTGCACAGAGGTTTTCATCGAAACACCCTATCGCAACAATCAACTGGTAGAGACTATTCTCAAAACACTTCACCCCAACACACGGCTATGCATAGCTGCTGATCTCACTGCACCTACAGAGTTCGTTCGCACAAAAACAATTTCAGAGTGGAAGAAACAGGTGCCTGATTTGCATAAACGCCCCGTGATCTTTTGCTTCCAGGGATAA
- a CDS encoding anhydro-N-acetylmuramic acid kinase, producing the protein MVYRVLGLMSGSALDGLDIVFVEFQENGGKWQYEIIQGETYPYEKEWVEKLRNAINLKALDYQLLDVEYGHYTAAEVNKFINKHGLDFKVQLIASHGHTTFHVPSKKMTAQLGDGASIAAATGINVVSDLRAIDMALHGHGAPIVPIGEKLLLNDYDLFLNIGGIMNLSYRKPDEYIAYDVCPANRVMNMMAQKLGKEIDYNGDFARSGKLQPELLNHLNALEYYKMPYPKSLANDFGTDVIFPMAAKSGYSIQDGLRTFVEHMAEQLKASLVALLDGQAGKKRILVTGGGAHNTFLIERLTALLQEIDVEVVVPDKVLVDFKEALIMGLIGVLRWREEINVMSTVTGADRDSIGGAVWMGQPWN; encoded by the coding sequence ATGGTTTACAGAGTACTCGGCCTCATGAGTGGCAGCGCATTGGACGGGCTTGATATTGTTTTTGTCGAATTCCAGGAGAATGGAGGGAAATGGCAATATGAGATCATTCAGGGTGAAACTTACCCTTACGAAAAAGAATGGGTGGAAAAACTCCGGAATGCCATTAACCTGAAAGCGCTTGACTACCAGTTGCTGGATGTGGAGTACGGTCATTATACAGCCGCGGAAGTGAATAAATTCATCAATAAGCATGGGCTTGATTTCAAAGTACAGCTGATAGCATCCCATGGTCATACTACATTCCATGTGCCTTCCAAAAAGATGACGGCACAATTGGGTGATGGTGCTTCCATCGCCGCAGCAACGGGCATCAATGTGGTGAGTGATCTGCGTGCTATCGATATGGCCCTTCACGGGCATGGCGCTCCCATCGTGCCTATTGGTGAAAAGCTCCTGCTGAATGATTATGATCTCTTCCTCAATATCGGTGGCATCATGAACCTGAGCTACCGTAAACCGGATGAATATATCGCTTACGATGTTTGTCCCGCCAACCGCGTGATGAATATGATGGCGCAAAAACTGGGCAAGGAGATCGACTATAATGGCGATTTCGCCCGTTCCGGAAAACTGCAACCGGAACTGCTGAATCATCTCAATGCATTGGAATATTACAAGATGCCTTATCCGAAATCGCTGGCCAATGATTTCGGTACCGATGTGATCTTCCCCATGGCCGCCAAATCCGGATATAGCATCCAGGATGGGCTGCGTACTTTCGTGGAGCATATGGCAGAGCAACTCAAAGCCAGCCTGGTAGCTCTTCTTGACGGACAAGCCGGCAAGAAGCGCATACTCGTTACCGGTGGTGGTGCGCATAATACGTTTTTGATCGAACGTCTTACTGCACTGTTGCAGGAGATAGATGTGGAAGTGGTAGTTCCTGATAAAGTGCTGGTGGATTTCAAGGAAGCACTGATCATGGGACTGATCGGCGTATTGCGCTGGCGCGAAGAGATCAACGTGATGTCCACAGTTACCGGAGCCGATCGCGACAGTATCGGTGGTGCAGTGTGGATGGGACAGCCCTGGAACTAA
- the dut gene encoding dUTP diphosphatase, translating to MSIINVKIINQSSNQLPEYGTPGAAGLDLRANLEAPVTLQPMERTLIPTGLFIELPEGYEAQVRPRSGLAIKQGLTCLNTPGTIDSDYRGEIKVILINLSKEPQTIQHADRIAQMVVASYTKVQWDSVESISATQRADGGFGHTGKS from the coding sequence ATGTCAATTATCAACGTAAAGATCATTAATCAATCTTCCAATCAATTGCCGGAATACGGTACGCCCGGCGCAGCGGGCCTCGATCTGCGCGCCAACCTGGAAGCTCCCGTTACGCTGCAACCCATGGAACGCACTTTGATACCTACTGGATTGTTCATCGAACTGCCGGAAGGGTATGAAGCACAGGTGCGTCCAAGAAGCGGACTGGCTATCAAACAGGGATTGACCTGCCTCAATACGCCCGGAACCATCGACTCTGATTACAGGGGGGAGATCAAAGTGATCCTCATCAATCTTTCCAAAGAGCCGCAAACCATTCAACATGCGGACCGTATTGCGCAAATGGTAGTGGCTTCCTATACGAAAGTGCAATGGGATTCCGTTGAAAGCATTTCCGCTACCCAACGTGCAGACGGAGGTTTCGGACATACCGGCAAATCATAA
- a CDS encoding M28 family peptidase, with translation MRSLLLPLLLLTVSAIAQPSLKEKQYASLARKNFLETNALNTVAFVESRWRLAGNTGFNESIHLVEKQLKEAGYVNETAAPAGARLTYRIERRAMNRPAWEPVDAEVSIEGESSPVLSFKTNRNMISINSASTPEGGVTADLVLIENEEDWKQDLKGKIVMSNTDVSGVYAKAIKAGALGALGYAMPAYTQPEKYTHSIQFGSISYNKGGQGWGIRLSYAAREHLKAALAKGPVRLKVMVETKIYDSEELTIVADVRGSEKPGDRFVFSAHVQEPGANDNATGVGTLAEMARVTAAVVQSRELDPKRSITFLWGDEIISTRRYILEDSDRARGIKWGCSLDMVGEDTEKTGGSFLIEKMPDPSAVWTRGNDKHSEWGGSPLPESAIIPHYFNDLLLTRCLNEAADNNWVVNTNPFEGGSDHTPFLNAKIPGLLMWHFTDVFYHTDADRFDKVSGETMKHVGVSALVTSWLLTTAENNTAIALVNDLKSSAVSRLNTELALGEENIKKGNAVADEAHILEVWQQYYVNVMETMKDIPVEGASSLLDNAIEQAKKEIRNKKYRLR, from the coding sequence ATGCGATCACTGTTATTGCCTTTACTGTTACTGACTGTATCAGCCATTGCTCAGCCATCTTTGAAAGAAAAGCAATATGCTTCACTGGCAAGGAAAAATTTTCTGGAAACCAATGCCCTCAATACTGTTGCGTTTGTGGAAAGCCGTTGGAGGCTGGCAGGTAATACAGGTTTCAATGAAAGCATCCACCTGGTGGAAAAGCAATTGAAGGAAGCAGGGTATGTAAATGAAACTGCTGCGCCTGCAGGAGCGAGACTTACCTATCGTATTGAACGTCGCGCCATGAACCGGCCCGCATGGGAGCCGGTGGATGCAGAAGTGTCAATTGAAGGAGAATCCAGCCCTGTACTGAGTTTCAAGACCAACCGCAATATGATCTCCATCAATTCGGCTTCCACACCTGAAGGTGGCGTAACTGCAGACCTGGTGCTGATAGAAAATGAAGAAGACTGGAAACAGGACCTGAAAGGAAAGATCGTTATGAGCAATACAGATGTGTCAGGTGTTTATGCGAAAGCAATAAAGGCCGGCGCCCTGGGTGCGCTCGGTTATGCTATGCCAGCTTACACGCAACCGGAGAAATATACTCACTCAATTCAGTTTGGCTCCATCTCTTACAATAAGGGCGGCCAGGGTTGGGGCATTCGTTTGTCATACGCCGCGCGCGAACACCTGAAAGCTGCGCTGGCAAAGGGCCCTGTGAGGTTGAAGGTGATGGTGGAAACAAAGATCTACGATTCGGAAGAGCTCACTATTGTTGCAGATGTGCGTGGTTCAGAGAAGCCCGGTGATCGGTTCGTGTTCAGTGCGCATGTGCAGGAGCCCGGCGCCAACGACAATGCAACGGGCGTGGGCACACTCGCGGAAATGGCGAGAGTAACTGCTGCGGTTGTTCAGTCCCGTGAGCTGGACCCAAAGCGCAGTATCACTTTTTTATGGGGCGATGAAATTATTTCCACCCGCAGGTATATTCTGGAGGATTCAGACAGGGCCCGGGGCATCAAATGGGGATGTAGTCTCGATATGGTGGGCGAGGATACGGAGAAAACAGGCGGAAGCTTCCTGATTGAAAAAATGCCCGATCCGTCTGCGGTCTGGACGAGAGGAAATGATAAACATTCCGAATGGGGCGGAAGCCCTTTGCCAGAATCTGCTATCATTCCCCATTATTTCAATGACCTGTTGCTGACGCGCTGCCTGAATGAAGCGGCGGATAATAACTGGGTTGTGAACACCAATCCATTTGAAGGTGGCAGTGATCATACGCCCTTCCTGAATGCGAAGATCCCGGGATTGCTGATGTGGCATTTCACGGATGTGTTCTATCATACCGATGCAGACCGGTTCGACAAAGTTTCCGGTGAAACCATGAAACATGTTGGCGTGAGTGCGCTGGTCACTTCATGGTTGCTCACCACAGCAGAAAATAATACCGCCATTGCTTTGGTGAATGACCTGAAATCCAGTGCTGTCAGTCGTTTGAACACGGAGCTGGCATTAGGGGAAGAAAATATCAAAAAAGGAAATGCTGTAGCTGATGAAGCGCATATCCTGGAAGTATGGCAACAATATTATGTGAATGTGATGGAAACGATGAAAGATATTCCGGTTGAAGGAGCGTCATCTTTGTTAGATAACGCTATTGAACAAGCGAAGAAAGAGATTCGAAATAAAAAATACCGGCTGCGATAA
- a CDS encoding EI24 domain-containing protein, with amino-acid sequence MLKEIVIAIQSYFRAHKFISQNRLWKWILIPGFIYLILFVVGFYFFWISSDNAVTWLSHRIGIDRWLHKQSSGILSFFFLMGEIMIRLLLLSFYFSLFKYIFLILGSPVFAYLSEKTDAILNGKDFPFSWPQVLKDMGRGIKLALRNMLWQTVYMVCLLILSFIPVVGWIVPVFALFVECYYYGFSMLDYSCERHKLSASQSIEFIGKHKGLAIGNGIVFYLMHLVLIVGWVFAPAYAVVAATISLYHQDKEPGV; translated from the coding sequence TTGCTCAAAGAAATCGTAATTGCCATACAGTCCTATTTCAGGGCACACAAGTTTATCAGCCAGAACCGGCTGTGGAAATGGATCCTGATTCCCGGATTCATTTACCTGATCCTTTTTGTGGTTGGTTTTTACTTTTTCTGGATCTCCTCGGATAATGCTGTCACATGGCTCAGCCACCGCATCGGCATAGACCGCTGGCTGCACAAGCAAAGCAGTGGCATCCTCAGCTTCTTCTTTCTGATGGGTGAGATCATGATCAGATTATTGCTGTTATCTTTCTACTTTTCTCTTTTCAAATACATCTTCCTCATACTGGGCTCTCCCGTATTCGCCTACCTCAGCGAAAAAACAGATGCCATCCTCAACGGAAAAGATTTTCCTTTCAGCTGGCCACAAGTGTTGAAAGACATGGGGCGCGGTATCAAGCTCGCACTCCGTAATATGCTCTGGCAAACAGTTTACATGGTCTGCCTGCTCATCCTCAGCTTCATTCCTGTAGTCGGCTGGATAGTGCCTGTATTCGCACTCTTCGTGGAATGCTATTATTACGGCTTCTCCATGCTTGATTACAGTTGCGAAAGACATAAGCTCTCCGCTTCGCAAAGCATTGAGTTCATCGGTAAGCACAAGGGACTCGCCATCGGCAATGGTATCGTTTTCTATCTCATGCACCTCGTATTGATTGTGGGATGGGTGTTTGCACCTGCCTATGCCGTAGTTGCCGCCACCATCAGCCTTTATCACCAGGACAAGGAACCCGGCGTCTGA
- the upp gene encoding uracil phosphoribosyltransferase, which translates to MVINLSEQDSLLSTWVSELRDVQVQQDRMRFRRNLERVGEVAAWRISQHLPYVEREIQTSMGVSNCRVLEEQPVLATVLRAGLPLHQGLLNYFDKADNAFISAYRKHNRDGSFEISLEYVSCPELENRVIIIADAMLATGSSLVKTIQYLRDEGHPREIHIVSAIACTVGIEYVKRSEPHVKIWCGAIDEELTAKGYIVPGLGDAGDLAFGTKVQM; encoded by the coding sequence ATGGTAATCAATCTAAGCGAACAGGATTCATTGCTCAGTACCTGGGTAAGTGAATTGCGGGACGTGCAGGTGCAGCAAGACAGGATGCGATTCCGCCGGAACCTCGAACGGGTGGGCGAAGTAGCTGCCTGGCGCATCAGCCAGCACCTTCCTTATGTGGAGCGGGAGATCCAGACCTCAATGGGCGTTTCCAACTGCCGCGTACTGGAGGAACAGCCAGTGCTGGCCACCGTGTTACGCGCAGGATTACCATTGCACCAGGGCCTGCTCAATTATTTCGACAAAGCCGATAACGCATTCATCTCTGCCTATCGCAAACATAATCGCGATGGTTCTTTCGAGATCAGTCTCGAATACGTGAGTTGCCCCGAACTGGAAAATCGCGTGATCATTATTGCAGATGCCATGCTGGCCACAGGTTCCTCCCTGGTAAAAACCATTCAATATCTTCGCGACGAAGGCCACCCCCGCGAGATCCATATCGTATCAGCTATTGCCTGTACCGTTGGTATCGAATATGTAAAAAGAAGTGAGCCACATGTAAAGATCTGGTGCGGCGCCATCGATGAAGAACTTACAGCAAAAGGCTATATTGTGCCCGGACTCGGTGATGCAGGCGACCTGGCATTCGGTACGAAAGTTCAGATGTAA
- a CDS encoding murein hydrolase activator EnvC family protein, whose protein sequence is MQRILVAFTLVFLCAFGAIAQNSSEDLKKKQAEIQREIDDLRNTLNDTKKNKKASLGQLALVQKKLKLREQAIGNINEQINSIQSTISQNYGEIGRLNKELDTLKEQYKKSVVYAYKNRSNYEFLNFIFSANSFSDALRRIEYLKSYRQYREQQASTILNTQALLNEKNEGLKASRRQKDEVLKDAEKEKRVLVVERKEKDEFLGKIKAREREISKEIEMKNRADQKLRVAIRAAIDKEIKAAAAAAREKAAREEKARVERQKELEREREREKARLAAAAKQEQPATKQEQPATEPPVTKTTPAPEPKKQPASTGSVFEATPEGLALSGGFEKQKGKLPWPVDKGTVKLHFGTYTIEDTKIRGNNPGITLETNTGAAVKAIYEGEVTTVFDIEGNWAVMIQHGKYFSVYSNLASTTVSKGQKISMGQTIGRAGSNDDGNGEVEFIITLERINQNPEAWLRRR, encoded by the coding sequence ATGCAAAGAATCCTGGTTGCCTTTACATTGGTATTCCTGTGTGCCTTCGGAGCCATCGCTCAAAACAGTAGCGAGGACCTGAAGAAAAAGCAGGCTGAAATCCAAAGGGAGATCGATGACCTGCGCAATACGCTCAACGATACCAAAAAGAATAAAAAGGCTAGCCTGGGTCAACTGGCGCTGGTTCAGAAGAAATTAAAGCTTCGTGAACAGGCCATCGGAAATATCAATGAACAGATCAATTCCATTCAAAGCACCATCTCTCAGAACTACGGTGAGATCGGCAGGCTCAACAAAGAGCTGGACACGCTCAAGGAGCAATACAAGAAAAGTGTGGTATACGCTTATAAGAACCGCAGCAATTACGAATTCCTGAATTTCATTTTTTCTGCCAATAGTTTTAGCGATGCCCTCCGCCGCATCGAGTACCTGAAGTCTTATCGCCAATATCGTGAACAACAGGCCAGCACCATCCTGAACACGCAGGCCCTGCTTAACGAGAAGAATGAAGGTTTGAAAGCAAGCCGCAGACAAAAAGATGAGGTATTGAAAGATGCCGAAAAAGAAAAGCGTGTATTGGTGGTGGAGAGAAAAGAAAAAGACGAGTTCCTTGGAAAGATAAAGGCCCGCGAGCGCGAGATCTCCAAAGAGATCGAGATGAAGAACAGGGCAGACCAGAAACTGCGGGTGGCCATCCGTGCTGCGATCGATAAAGAGATCAAGGCCGCTGCCGCTGCAGCCCGTGAGAAAGCAGCCCGTGAAGAGAAGGCCCGGGTGGAAAGACAAAAAGAACTGGAGCGTGAGCGCGAAAGAGAAAAGGCCCGCCTCGCAGCTGCTGCCAAACAGGAACAGCCTGCTACCAAACAGGAGCAACCGGCCACCGAGCCTCCGGTAACCAAAACCACTCCAGCGCCGGAGCCGAAGAAACAACCTGCCAGTACAGGAAGTGTATTTGAAGCCACTCCTGAAGGACTGGCATTATCTGGAGGCTTCGAGAAGCAAAAAGGCAAACTCCCCTGGCCCGTTGACAAAGGAACAGTGAAACTGCATTTCGGTACTTATACGATCGAAGACACCAAGATCCGCGGCAATAATCCAGGCATTACCCTCGAAACCAATACTGGTGCTGCTGTTAAAGCGATCTATGAAGGTGAAGTAACAACCGTATTCGATATCGAAGGCAACTGGGCGGTAATGATCCAGCACGGTAAATATTTCTCTGTATATAGCAACCTTGCATCCACCACCGTGAGTAAAGGCCAGAAGATCAGCATGGGACAAACCATCGGAAGAGCGGGAAGCAACGATGACGGCAATGGTGAAGTGGAATTCATCATTACACTTGAAAGGATAAACCAGAATCCTGAAGCCTGGCTCAGAAGAAGATAA
- the bshA gene encoding N-acetyl-alpha-D-glucosaminyl L-malate synthase BshA, which translates to MRIGIVCYPTFGGSGVLATELGKALADKGHQVHFITYQQPVRLSEFNANIFYHEVRVPTYPLFDYPPYETALSSTMVDVIVNNNIDLLHVHYAIPHASAAYMAKMILGKQGKRIPVITTLHGTDITLVGRDKTFEPVVTFSINESDAITAVSNNLRDETYKHFRIDKNIEVIQNFVDVKRFNKKPIDAFRKVIAPNGEKILLHASNFRKLKRVEDVVHIFAKVLKKVPSKLLLVGDGPERPVAESLCRELGICDDTRFVGKQEQIEEILAVSDLFLLTSDYESFGLAALEAMAAGVPVISTNAGGLPEINVDGKTGFLSNVGDIENMSMHAIELLSNPEMLKQFKANAFAHAQHFDIDRVVPMYEELYSRFLN; encoded by the coding sequence ATGCGCATTGGAATAGTTTGTTATCCCACGTTCGGCGGAAGCGGCGTGCTGGCCACTGAATTGGGCAAGGCACTGGCTGATAAAGGTCACCAGGTTCATTTCATCACTTACCAGCAACCTGTTAGATTAAGCGAATTCAACGCCAATATATTTTACCACGAAGTACGAGTACCTACCTATCCACTTTTCGATTATCCCCCTTACGAAACCGCATTGAGCAGCACGATGGTAGACGTGATCGTGAACAATAATATCGATCTCCTGCACGTGCATTATGCCATTCCTCATGCCTCTGCAGCTTATATGGCCAAGATGATCCTGGGAAAGCAGGGCAAACGTATTCCGGTAATCACAACACTGCACGGCACCGATATTACACTGGTAGGCAGGGATAAGACCTTTGAGCCCGTAGTGACTTTCTCCATCAATGAAAGCGATGCCATCACGGCTGTGTCTAACAACCTTCGGGATGAAACCTACAAGCATTTCCGCATCGATAAGAATATTGAAGTGATACAGAACTTCGTGGATGTGAAAAGGTTCAACAAGAAACCCATCGATGCCTTCCGCAAAGTGATTGCTCCGAATGGAGAAAAGATATTACTTCATGCCTCCAACTTCCGTAAGCTGAAACGCGTGGAAGACGTAGTACATATTTTCGCGAAGGTGCTGAAGAAAGTACCATCAAAATTATTGCTGGTGGGCGATGGTCCTGAAAGACCTGTTGCTGAATCTCTTTGCCGTGAGCTCGGCATCTGCGATGATACCCGCTTTGTAGGAAAACAGGAACAGATCGAAGAGATCCTTGCAGTATCCGATCTTTTTCTGCTCACCTCGGATTACGAGAGCTTCGGCCTGGCAGCACTGGAAGCCATGGCAGCAGGTGTTCCCGTGATCTCTACCAATGCAGGCGGTCTGCCGGAGATCAATGTAGATGGCAAGACGGGCTTCCTCAGCAATGTGGGAGATATAGAGAACATGAGCATGCATGCCATTGAATTGTTATCGAACCCTGAAATGCTGAAACAATTCAAGGCTAACGCTTTCGCACATGCGCAACACTTTGATATCGACAGGGTGGTGCCAATGTATGAAGAACTATACAGCAGGTTCCTGAACTGA
- a CDS encoding DNA-3-methyladenine glycosylase, with product MKKLNAAFYDRPDVVQIAKELLGKVLVTKFDGELTAGRIVETEAYAGTIDRASHAWNGRRTKRTEVMYGLPGTAYVYLCYGIHQMFNVVTNQKDVPHAILIRALEPLEGEEIMYKRFGVKKGQRADPHFLTKGPGNVGRALGLYTTHTGSSLQGDEVYIGEDGFKLKKADIGISPRIGVDYAGEHAEWLYRFYVKGNKYVSGKIRD from the coding sequence ATGAAAAAATTGAACGCGGCATTCTACGACCGGCCGGATGTGGTGCAGATTGCAAAGGAATTGCTGGGAAAAGTGCTCGTCACAAAATTCGATGGAGAACTCACTGCAGGCCGTATTGTGGAAACAGAAGCATATGCCGGAACAATAGACAGGGCCTCGCATGCGTGGAATGGCAGGCGTACCAAAAGAACAGAAGTGATGTATGGACTGCCGGGAACTGCGTATGTATACCTCTGTTATGGCATTCACCAGATGTTCAATGTAGTCACCAATCAGAAAGATGTGCCGCATGCCATCCTGATCAGGGCGCTGGAACCGCTGGAAGGAGAGGAGATCATGTATAAACGCTTTGGAGTGAAAAAAGGTCAGCGTGCAGATCCGCATTTTCTCACCAAAGGGCCGGGTAATGTAGGCCGGGCGCTGGGACTGTACACCACGCATACCGGCTCCAGCCTGCAGGGCGATGAGGTGTATATCGGGGAGGATGGATTCAAATTGAAGAAAGCCGATATCGGGATATCACCCAGGATTGGCGTGGATTACGCAGGTGAACATGCGGAATGGCTGTATCGTTTTTATGTAAAAGGAAATAAATACGTGAGTGGAAAGATCAGGGACTGA